In Asterias amurensis chromosome 4, ASM3211899v1, one genomic interval encodes:
- the LOC139936485 gene encoding uncharacterized protein isoform X1: MIMSLWSTGLPHVASMAQDGNGVISRQPRSLTRSLRQSSGRQPIGQQPRIVDFPALQSAPPERRAPGNEYVYEPGNELLNNTRNNNDNPAQPHLLSGSHHHRNNRSTFIVVSDNGKTKVLKYAKREVSRTSEESDSSAQTTTPLRCYDSNIPIACQACGKCCCDKCRTRTDFPQTWLCGRYKCSAENTLEYCTCLFCVKGLFYHFADSNHDDYSWGDKPCSCGDKKCCLRWSIMGMISLVLPCLWCYLPGRGCISSCKLCFARDGCKCKESEYETL, encoded by the exons ATGATAATG aGTTTATGGAGCACCGGCTTGCCGCATGTTGCATCCATGGCACAGGATGGAAATGGCGTGATATCGCGGCAGCCCAGGTCTCTGACCAGGTCATTGCGGCAGTCTAGCGGCCGGCAGCCTATAGGCCAGCAGCCCCGAATCGTTGACTTTCCGGCCCTACAAAGCGCTCCTCCCGAGAGACGGGCGCCGGGGAACGAATACGTTTATGAACCAGGCAATGAGCTTCTCAACAATACAAGGAATAACAATGACAACCCAGCCCAGCCCCACTTGCTGTCGGGAAGTCATCATCACCGAAACAACAGATCAACTTTTATTGTCGTGTCGGACAACGGCAAGACCAAAGTTTTAAAATACGCCAAACGAGAAGTGAGTAGGACTAGCGAAGAAAGCGACTCGAGCGCCCAGACTACAACTCCTCTGCGCTGTTACGACAGCAATATCCCCATCGCTTGTCAAGCCTGCGGGAAATGTTGCTGCGACAAGTGCAGGACTAGAACAGATTTTCCTCAAACCTGGCTGTGCGGGAGGTACAAATGCTCAGCGGAGAACACGTTGGAATATTGCACCTGTCTATTCTGTGTGAAAGGATTATTTTACCATTTCGCGGACAGCAACCACGATGATTATTCGTGGGGTGACAAACCATGTTCATGCGGGGATAAGAAATGTTGTTTGCGATGGTCCATTATGGGTATGATCTCCCTGGTGTTGCCTTGTCTCTGGTGTTACCTGCCGGGGCGAGGGTGTATATCTTCCTGCAAACTCTGCTTCGCGAGGGACGGTTGCAAGTGCAAGGAATCGGAGTACGAGACTTTGTAG
- the LOC139936485 gene encoding uncharacterized protein isoform X2 has translation MAQDGNGVISRQPRSLTRSLRQSSGRQPIGQQPRIVDFPALQSAPPERRAPGNEYVYEPGNELLNNTRNNNDNPAQPHLLSGSHHHRNNRSTFIVVSDNGKTKVLKYAKREVSRTSEESDSSAQTTTPLRCYDSNIPIACQACGKCCCDKCRTRTDFPQTWLCGRYKCSAENTLEYCTCLFCVKGLFYHFADSNHDDYSWGDKPCSCGDKKCCLRWSIMGMISLVLPCLWCYLPGRGCISSCKLCFARDGCKCKESEYETL, from the coding sequence ATGGCACAGGATGGAAATGGCGTGATATCGCGGCAGCCCAGGTCTCTGACCAGGTCATTGCGGCAGTCTAGCGGCCGGCAGCCTATAGGCCAGCAGCCCCGAATCGTTGACTTTCCGGCCCTACAAAGCGCTCCTCCCGAGAGACGGGCGCCGGGGAACGAATACGTTTATGAACCAGGCAATGAGCTTCTCAACAATACAAGGAATAACAATGACAACCCAGCCCAGCCCCACTTGCTGTCGGGAAGTCATCATCACCGAAACAACAGATCAACTTTTATTGTCGTGTCGGACAACGGCAAGACCAAAGTTTTAAAATACGCCAAACGAGAAGTGAGTAGGACTAGCGAAGAAAGCGACTCGAGCGCCCAGACTACAACTCCTCTGCGCTGTTACGACAGCAATATCCCCATCGCTTGTCAAGCCTGCGGGAAATGTTGCTGCGACAAGTGCAGGACTAGAACAGATTTTCCTCAAACCTGGCTGTGCGGGAGGTACAAATGCTCAGCGGAGAACACGTTGGAATATTGCACCTGTCTATTCTGTGTGAAAGGATTATTTTACCATTTCGCGGACAGCAACCACGATGATTATTCGTGGGGTGACAAACCATGTTCATGCGGGGATAAGAAATGTTGTTTGCGATGGTCCATTATGGGTATGATCTCCCTGGTGTTGCCTTGTCTCTGGTGTTACCTGCCGGGGCGAGGGTGTATATCTTCCTGCAAACTCTGCTTCGCGAGGGACGGTTGCAAGTGCAAGGAATCGGAGTACGAGACTTTGTAG